Genomic window (Culex pipiens pallens isolate TS chromosome 3, TS_CPP_V2, whole genome shotgun sequence):
tatttttttgcgcactgaggctggtacaaattttatttaaaagtttttaaaacatttttttgcattcaaatgttcagACTATGGCTTgctatttacattttttggccCCCTTGACCCCGGCCAGTGCCGAGggataaaaactttgaaaaatatttgtataggCCTTATTGAATAACTACGTTTGCTCATATGCCTTACTTTCTttaaattaaggggttacatacatgtaaattgtcaaaaacgtcagaggttggtatgaacacacatttaaactttttttaatctgttttcagggtgttaaaatatacattttcatctgttaacaaaacaaatttgaggtCATTTggatgtatcattgccgagatatagctatttgaagttatcagtttcaaaaaacgggtgccacgatatctcaacactgctttgaccaaatcggctcaaaattttggtgaagactcgttaaaccggttccgtgtgcatgacgaaggccgattttcaaaaacttaatttttaaaaaagataaaaatattttcatgtttttcatacaaaaaattgtcagtttttgatttttatattttttaaaaaagcaaaatttcaaaatcgagcttcgtcatgcacacaggatatgtcttgagagtctttactccaaatttcagccaatttggttcatcccatatcgagatatcgtggcacccgtaattCAACtcagtgtttagagaaaaacgctcacaaagtttgacagttcgctttgcgcatggcaacatttgagcttaaatcgtctgttactaactttaatcatgaaatatctttatgaaacttttaggagtgattaaaaataatctttttgcaattccgtcgtgaaactacatacttttcctgtcattcttgaacgacgaaatagcctacttttctttaccaaaaataacagaatcgaatagcaacacttttctaaattaatgctgaaaagttctacttttcagcactgaaatgggtgctgaaaagttgaacttttcagcacttgtttcgaaaagtaacacttttccacatttttttgatttaaacgatttattgacaaaatacatgaaaatttgacttaaaatttcactcaataggtgtttttcggaattgcaaaaaatgttgtatggaactcgttgcaaaacttgattttttcagcactcttcgtatttatccaactcggtgaacctcgttggataaatgtacgactcgtgctgaaaaaatcctctttttgcaatttgttgcataaactactattttagtggatttagtgaattttctgtaatatgaaattttgtgattttctacatgtatgtaacctcttAATATTGAGACCCTGTGAGACCAAGTTTGGAAatttagttatttatttttacaaacgAACTCATAGGTCTCaaatttaaatcttaaaaaatcttcGGGAATCTTGTTTTTTGCTTCTTTGAAGGGTGGAtgatttttcttatttcatATGATTTTGCCAATGCtgtggaaaatttaatttttcaggtCAGTTTTGAAGGgttcattaaattaaaatatttttaattttcataatgaTTGATTGTATATTTGTGTTATAATCCTTTTCAGTTTTGAtaacatttgttttttcttcatttcTAAATTTAGCTAAACAAGTATGTTAATCAGATCGCAAATGAAATTACGACAAATTAGCAATCTTTCGCAGTTTTACAGTTTTGAATTAATTTCCCCGACTCAAATGCCATTAAACTGCGTCCCCCATTAGCATAAAGCCGTTGACCGCGTGCTGCATGGAAGCAAAAAAAAGCCGGTTCCAATGTCAACTGCATTTGCAAATCAAACTCCTTTTCTCTCTCCTTCTCTCGATTTCGCAGAATTCTTCATCTCGCTGATCTACAAGCGCCAGATTGCGAGCCTCCAGCGGCGGAAGCTGTTCCGGGCGGACGAGGCGTTCGCGAACGAAATCAACGCGTACACGGCCCTGGTTCCGGTGCTGCAAAAGTTTTCCCGCGACCGGTTGCCCTTTCCGGCGTGCGTGTACGCGGGGGCGGACGCCGAAGGTGACCTGATCGTGCTGGAGGACTTGTGGCGCACCGGGTTCCGGATGGTGGACCGCCGGAAGTGCCTCAGCTATCGGCAGTGCCGGACGGTGATGAGGGTGAGATATTTTGGGGGGTTTTGGAAGGGGGAATTTGAAGTGagtaaagattatttttttggtggttACAGGAACTGGCCAACTTTCATGCGGTGTCGCTGGCGATGAAGCAGGTTCAACCGGTGCTGTTTCACACGATGAAGGAAAAGGTCACGGAGATCGTGTACACGGATGAGGGAGCCGAGTTCTACACGCACTCGTTGCAGACGTCTCTGAGGGGAACTTTGGACAGTTTGCATTATAGCAATAAAAACGGAGCGTTGGATGGGGCGATAAAGGCCATCGAGAGGTTGAATGGCCGGCTGTACCAGATCATGTCGACGGCGGTTCGGAACAGTCACGAGCCGTGGAAGGTGCTCTGTCACGGAGATACCTGGGTCAATAACTTGATGTTCAACGAAAGCCACGATAAGGTGAAGTTGATTGATTTGCAAACCATGCGGTACACGAGTCCGGTGCTGGACATTCTGCATCTGCTGTACACCAGCACAGGGGCTGAAGTGAGGGCGAATCACACCGACGAGCTGATCCACAGTTACCAAGAATCTCTGATCGACGCACTTCGAGTTTACGTTCCGACCCAGAATCGGTTCGTTTTGCCCGACCTGGAGGCCCTCTTCAGCTATGCCAACATTCGCGCCGAGTACAACTCCCGGATCTTGTACGGACTGGGCATTGCCATGTGGCTCTTGCCGGCCGTCACGTTCCACCCTGACCACATTCCAGATCTTGATAGTGTTACCATGAACGATTTTAAGACAAAGAACCACGAGAAAACGATCGCCCAAATGCTTTCTCCAGATTATCATCATCGAATGCGGGACACAGTTCTCGAATTTTACCACAAAGGAATCCTAGAAACAATTTAAATCTAGTATTATTCTAAAATAATCGCGCAAATGTgtatacaaaaaaggggataaACACCTAACCAATCTATTCGCCACAAGTAACAGAATAAACCGCTTAAACTAATGGTACACAAACAATTAGCTAGTCAAATGGTGTTTAAAATagaacaaatcaacaaaaaaaacagtaacCAAATCAAATCTCGTTAGTCAAATATGCCCAAATAGAGGAAGCAAACTAAATACAAACTTAAACTAATCGCCGCGCTATCGCGCAGAGCCACATTTTGCAATAGTTTTCGTTATCACTCACCAAGCGAGTGCAAGCAAGCAAGCTCGCGACGCCTTACACAACACTAGAAGAAAACTGATAGCAATCGCAGGTTTAGTTTAATCCAGACAACACGGAAGAAAAGCAGTAGGGCACTCCGGTTCCGCGATCGTGCAAGGACTTACGGGGCGAACCTGAACCTATCTCGCTCGCTTATCAGGTGGGGCGCGTGTGCCGGGTTAGTGGACTTTCTGTTAGAGTCAACAGGAAAAAGAAAGTATAGTTACCAGACGTTGTTTAGGGTTTttgtaggtttgttgatgattagATGTGCAACATTGTTACCACTTGAAGTTTGTTCTAATCACGACGGTATACGTAACATGTGCAAAGAGCAGATGAATAAAGATGCAAATATTATTACTagaagaattttagatttttttttacttcgcaACCGAAATATTTATCTCAACTGTAGAGAATCAAACACCTTGAACTGTTGCTAGGAACTCCCCCAATTGAGTGAATCGTTCTTTCACAATAAACGTTTTTTAGATTCAAGATTGCGCAAGATGTTCTCAGCAAAGTGCACATACGAAgtcgaataattaaaaaataccgaaattttaacaaaaaggtATTCAGGAACAATTCAGAACAAGCACCTTATGGGAAACATAAACATTTTCGACACACTTAGCTTTCGGACCAATTCTCATctcttttgcagttttccgacATTAACACACAATTTTCCTAGAAAAGAAAAGAGAATTGATAGTCAAAACAACTTAATGTAAGCTGTAATTTAAGATAAAAGTGCTGATAACAGAAATACGATGAGAGaaagtatatttcccctagttaccTTTCAAACTAATCTTCCAATTTCAAAATGTTCTTttcagctttaattttttttttcatcatttttggtaATTAGGAACAGCTGATTCGGcagttttttccgaaaatatttggatttttttatatgtttttatatgttttgtaaGTAACACCACTAGTACTTCGATCTCTAAATTTTTAGCATTCGAAAAACTCTTAATATCTCACACTTTTCAGACTTCGGGCTAACCAATAAACAATATATAAGAATATTTTACAATAGATTttctatatttatattttttttatttgttcaaacTTTGTAGAGTCTtgccctatgaccaaagaagctattttgtgtcattgtttCACCCATACGAGGCTTcaaacaattttgacagctgttcatacaaaaatggaacgtaaatattcgaaaatctataatttgtgaagaaattttttaatcgattcggtgtcttgggaaaagttgtaggtgttgatgaggactatgggaccatccataaaccacgtggatacttttttcagtctcagacccccccccccccctcgtaggcaatttccatacaaaacaaattgttttttgtatggagcgtagacaAACGCTGAACCTCCCCTCCACCACGGGttcctggtttatggatggtccttattcagaaaaatcaattttcgtaattttgtaTGTATTTATGTTTTAGGAAACAAAAAACTCAAACTTTTGAGCCACAAAGGAGAATAGACAATAATGTTGCCACCaagttaggccattgcaaatattttttgaagtttatgtcccttgactctgaccaaagtcgaggggggcagaaaaatatatatacatttttaattgaaattacaagccacagttacaacatttgaatgaaaaaagtgttttaaaatgcattacacatctgtccagttgttttgcaataataagTTTCTGAAATTTCTATGTATTGacgaacattttttgttttgagaaaaaaaaggtttttcggTGCTGTATTTTGGaatatcataaaaattcaaaatatttttaaacgagcccaaatatgctaaatatgattatcaatgcataaaaatgaatttcagaattttaaagttgagttttccctgatttttcggacccaTTTGAGgtgggggggggcgacataaactataattgcaacggccttacgttatttctagattaaattttcaaaacaacctatccctcatgggtttcctatgcagatagggccttttgaaaatttaatcgagatttgaagcaaaatatgttttgcaggccaagggtgaaatgataccttttcggttgacacccggtgaggaacatcctggaaggagcggaacTACACCCGTAGTGCTGTTAGCTGACCTAGACCTTGGTCAAAACAgctgctctggttccttgcaagttacccattttcttacctccacgttggcttggtttcgtcatcatgatgacaacacgtgaccttgctggtggcctgtggaaacgaactcgtaaacctttgaccagcgagggtcagagtagagacggccaaaagaaagggatgcgcaatgtgggaagggaagattgtagacggtattgttttgattcacagcatgttgagttaactgttgtggatgtacctgatacATCACtatacggggtttctcttctttccactttcagctactatctatcttctatttctttattatgtataactgattttctaattctgcttctgtttactatccaccATTTTATTGTGATTGCATGATCTTTCGTTTCTCTTATTTTCTTATACTAATgcatctttttgttttgttttgtttttgtttgtttccattttcatgtCGTGTCTGGGCCTGCGGTTGGAGAACGATTGCACCACGACAACCACTTTGGAGTGATATTATCACACTGgagacaacagcaacaacataaGAAACCCTGATGTCACTCAGGTTCCCGCAAGTAACtgtatcattattttaaagtgttTATATTTTACTAACATCCCTTTCTTTGCAGAGCATGGACTACATCATAAAgcggcaatgtgggaaagggaagtaatttgtgattgtagaaggtattgttttgatccacagcatgttgaacgaactgttgtggatgtacctagaaCATCGCAACTCGGAGTATCTCTTCTTCTTATCTCCAACTACTTTAGTCCTGTTTCACTTATCTGTCAAGTCTCCTCTACTTTATTTGCCAGTTTTAACTGCTATGTGTTTTCCCTAACATCCCCAATCGGCTCCTGAAGTTGTCATTAATGCTATCTAAGCTTATATGATATTATTTATTCTTTATCAGAtagcttttttcataaattattgccTATATTTTTAATCTACTTCATACAGCTTTTACTCTTCTTTTCTTCAACATACACTTATTCTTTCAGTATCGAACTTTATGTAGTTTGCTTTCCTTTATTGTCTATTGTTTTAATCtacgcccttttcttcaaacaagtaaggtttgagtccttactcaatatattgaatgatcaaagtcacacacataacattattgtacttttgataaatttttgaataacatgcttaggttcaaaacattgtaacaaaacaccgcgacagaagaaatagcaacagattaacacGACTCAACATTAGGCAAGATtttaggagaaaacaatacacagtaaaataacaattagtttttgaattcaaactaaaaattaaacagttttttgctttactgaaaattgataggcacactataaatggttaggcgcttatacttacat
Coding sequences:
- the LOC120425776 gene encoding uncharacterized protein LOC120425776, which encodes MKKVTDISGFPEGPEEDAQEQQASVEKLLKLTENDTNLTVDSIECLPGSQQGDNYMSIIKRILVRGKRRSRTAKKSKEFFISLIYKRQIASLQRRKLFRADEAFANEINAYTALVPVLQKFSRDRLPFPACVYAGADAEGDLIVLEDLWRTGFRMVDRRKCLSYRQCRTVMRELANFHAVSLAMKQVQPVLFHTMKEKVTEIVYTDEGAEFYTHSLQTSLRGTLDSLHYSNKNGALDGAIKAIERLNGRLYQIMSTAVRNSHEPWKVLCHGDTWVNNLMFNESHDKVKLIDLQTMRYTSPVLDILHLLYTSTGAEVRANHTDELIHSYQESLIDALRVYVPTQNRFVLPDLEALFSYANIRAEYNSRILYGLGIAMWLLPAVTFHPDHIPDLDSVTMNDFKTKNHEKTIAQMLSPDYHHRMRDTVLEFYHKGILETI